The Burkholderia ubonensis genome has a window encoding:
- a CDS encoding type II toxin-antitoxin system HipA family toxin: protein MGRKSRSRALSIWANGVRVGIWRIPARGDMELLYDAGWKQSDAGRPLSLSLPFGIGAAPLRGERVNHYFDNLLPDSDAIRRRLASRFGTATTEPFDLLAALGRDCVGAVQLLGEDETPSGHDRIDGTPLSDDDVVRVLDQASGAAGGAQDDDDFRLSLAGAQEKTALLFHDGRWMRPHGSTPTTHILKLPLGLVGNKRADLTTSVENEWLCLAILRAFGLPTAHADILRFGAHKVLSVARFDRALHRDGGWLLRLPQEDFCQALGVPPHLKYESQGGPGVPDLAGILRRSETAQADLDTLFTALVVFWMLAAPDGHAKNFSLRLLPGGRFRLTPLYDVMSIWPVEGDGANQWSWHKAKLAMAVHGKRKHYAMRDITRRHFTAMAEYCLLGDIATPIVERLVAMTPHVIESVGAALPAGFPARIAERILGGLRFAAQRLADLPRE from the coding sequence ATGGGACGCAAATCGCGCAGCCGCGCGCTATCGATCTGGGCCAACGGCGTGCGGGTCGGAATCTGGCGGATTCCCGCGCGCGGCGACATGGAACTGCTGTACGACGCCGGCTGGAAACAGTCGGATGCCGGCCGCCCGCTGTCGCTGTCGCTGCCGTTCGGCATCGGCGCTGCGCCATTGCGCGGCGAACGCGTGAATCACTATTTCGACAATCTGCTGCCCGACAGCGACGCGATTCGGCGCCGGCTTGCGTCGCGGTTCGGCACGGCGACGACCGAGCCCTTCGATCTGCTCGCCGCACTCGGCCGGGACTGCGTCGGCGCGGTGCAGTTGCTCGGCGAGGATGAAACGCCGAGCGGCCATGACCGGATCGACGGTACGCCGTTGTCCGACGACGACGTGGTGCGCGTGCTCGATCAGGCGAGCGGGGCGGCGGGCGGTGCGCAGGACGACGACGACTTCCGCCTGTCGCTGGCCGGCGCGCAGGAAAAGACCGCGCTGCTGTTTCACGACGGGCGCTGGATGCGCCCGCATGGCTCGACGCCGACCACGCATATCCTCAAGTTGCCGCTCGGGCTGGTCGGCAACAAGCGTGCGGATCTGACGACATCCGTCGAAAACGAGTGGCTGTGCCTTGCGATCCTGCGCGCGTTCGGCCTGCCGACGGCGCATGCCGACATCCTGCGTTTCGGCGCACACAAGGTGCTGTCGGTCGCGCGCTTCGATCGCGCGCTGCATCGTGACGGCGGATGGCTGTTGCGCTTGCCGCAAGAGGATTTTTGCCAGGCGCTCGGCGTGCCGCCGCATCTGAAATACGAATCGCAGGGCGGCCCCGGCGTGCCCGATCTGGCCGGCATCCTGCGCCGGTCGGAAACGGCGCAGGCCGACCTCGACACGCTGTTTACCGCGCTGGTGGTGTTCTGGATGCTCGCCGCGCCGGACGGGCATGCAAAGAACTTCAGCCTGCGCCTGCTGCCGGGCGGCCGCTTCCGGCTGACGCCGCTCTACGACGTGATGTCGATCTGGCCGGTCGAGGGGGACGGCGCGAACCAGTGGTCGTGGCACAAGGCGAAGCTCGCGATGGCCGTGCACGGCAAGCGCAAGCACTACGCGATGCGCGACATCACGCGTCGGCACTTCACTGCGATGGCGGAGTATTGCCTGCTCGGCGATATCGCCACGCCGATCGTCGAACGACTCGTAGCGATGACGCCGCACGTGATCGAATCGGTCGGCGCGGCGCTGCCGGCCGGGTTTCCGGCGCGGATCGCCGAACGCATCCTCGGCGGATTGCGCTTCGCTGCGCAACGACTTGCCGACCTGCCGCGGGAGTGA
- a CDS encoding helix-turn-helix domain-containing protein, with product MNLIVNTAAQLGEILSSARQAKGLTQAEAAARIGVGQSRLSSLETIRTESLSLKQLLELTALYGLELSIRTKDGRDAADVEW from the coding sequence GTGAATCTGATCGTCAATACCGCTGCTCAACTGGGCGAAATCCTGTCGTCCGCGCGTCAGGCCAAGGGGCTGACGCAAGCCGAGGCGGCGGCACGCATCGGCGTCGGCCAATCGCGCCTGTCGTCGCTGGAAACGATCCGCACCGAAAGCCTGTCGCTCAAGCAGTTGCTCGAACTGACCGCGCTGTACGGTCTCGAGCTCAGCATCCGCACGAAGGACGGGCGCGACGCTGCCGACGTCGAGTGGTAA
- the sapR gene encoding sap1 transcriptional regulator SapR encodes MTCTFAHTVEAHFAELTPTAKRIASYMLANLDRLGLETADQIAQQTGTSGISVGRFLRSIGYRNLDDLKRELRGGGNDRPWMITDRLDEYRRAAAAPTTTADARDGDHSGSPLAASLERELDAIRHVYRLAEEPVFAQVANRIADADAVFILGIQSTRGISNAFSSYLEYLRPRVFYSDGQSGSYVDSLNSEFERPYCIVTDTRAYSRSARRYCQAAAERGQPFALVTDLYCPWAREWPADLLQVKTDVGQFWDSLAPLTCLFNLLITAVVDRLGPAIDRRVARNRELQRTFDQFES; translated from the coding sequence ATGACCTGCACGTTCGCCCACACCGTCGAAGCGCACTTTGCCGAGCTGACGCCGACCGCGAAACGCATCGCCAGCTACATGCTCGCGAACCTCGACCGGCTCGGCCTCGAAACCGCCGACCAGATCGCGCAGCAGACCGGCACCAGCGGCATCTCGGTCGGGCGCTTCCTGCGCAGCATCGGCTACCGGAACCTCGACGACCTGAAACGCGAACTGCGCGGCGGCGGCAACGATCGCCCATGGATGATCACCGACCGCCTCGACGAGTACCGCCGCGCCGCCGCCGCGCCTACGACGACCGCCGACGCGCGCGACGGCGATCACAGCGGCAGCCCGCTCGCCGCGTCGCTCGAGCGCGAGCTCGACGCGATCCGCCACGTGTACCGGCTTGCCGAAGAACCGGTGTTCGCGCAGGTCGCGAACCGCATCGCCGATGCCGATGCCGTATTCATCCTCGGCATCCAGTCGACGCGCGGCATCAGCAACGCATTCAGCAGCTACCTCGAGTACCTGCGCCCGCGCGTGTTCTATTCCGACGGCCAGTCGGGCTCGTACGTCGATTCGCTGAACTCCGAATTCGAGCGGCCGTACTGCATCGTCACCGACACGCGCGCGTATTCGCGCAGCGCGCGCCGCTATTGCCAGGCAGCCGCCGAGCGCGGCCAGCCGTTCGCGCTGGTCACCGACCTGTATTGCCCGTGGGCGCGCGAATGGCCGGCCGACCTGCTGCAGGTGAAGACCGACGTCGGCCAGTTCTGGGATTCGCTCGCGCCGCTCACCTGCCTGTTCAACCTGCTGATCACCGCGGTGGTCGATCGCCTCGGTCCGGCGATCGACCGGCGCGTCGCGCGCAACCGCGAGTTGCAGCGCACGTTCGACCAATTCGAATCCTGA
- the ddpX gene encoding D-alanyl-D-alanine dipeptidase: MNPHRLVEITPATHRVEIDLVYASARNLTGKPIYRHTHCLLLEPAEAALRRAIDVAAQAGFTLRIYDAYRPPQAQQVLWDFLPDPNFVADLGRGSNHSRGTALDLTLVGADGAPLDMGTGFDEMVAASGHFHAGLPEHVQRNRLLLLGVMHAAGFAHIDSEWWHYELPGSRALPQIDNAASGPWQLM; the protein is encoded by the coding sequence ATGAACCCTCACCGCCTCGTCGAAATCACCCCCGCCACGCATCGCGTCGAGATCGATCTCGTCTACGCGAGCGCGCGCAACCTGACCGGCAAGCCGATCTACCGCCACACGCACTGCCTGCTGCTCGAACCGGCGGAAGCCGCGCTGCGTCGCGCGATCGACGTCGCCGCGCAGGCCGGCTTCACGCTGCGCATCTACGACGCGTATCGGCCGCCGCAGGCGCAGCAGGTGTTGTGGGATTTCCTGCCCGATCCGAACTTCGTCGCCGACCTCGGCCGCGGCTCGAACCACAGCCGCGGCACCGCGCTCGACCTGACGCTGGTCGGCGCGGACGGCGCGCCGCTCGACATGGGCACCGGCTTCGACGAGATGGTGGCCGCGTCGGGCCACTTCCATGCGGGGCTGCCCGAGCACGTGCAGCGTAACCGGCTGCTGCTGCTCGGCGTGATGCACGCGGCCGGCTTCGCGCATATCGACAGCGAGTGGTGGCATTACGAATTGCCCGGCTCACGCGCGTTGCCGCAGATCGACAACGCCGCGAGCGGCCCGTGGCAACTGATGTAG
- a CDS encoding ABC transporter substrate-binding protein has translation MKLPISRLVAALAAASVLAAAPLSAARAATPKDLFVMATLLDEFTTLDPGEIYELVPEEYVANTYDRLVRVDLRDPSKFNGDVAQSWTVSPDGLTFTFRLRPGLRFHSGNPLTADDVAWSIQRTVLLDKGAAAVLAGIGLTKANVVANVKKLDDLTVSVTTDRKYAPTFVLNVLGAWPASVVDKTLLLSHQQGNDFGNGWLKTNEAGSGAYKLAKWTAGDSLVLQRYDGYRLPLAMKRIVLRHVPEAASQRLLLENGDVDAARDLSPDDLAAVAKSGSAKVAPSPQATLLYLGLNTKNPTLAKPDVQEALKWLVDYAGIQGHVVKTTYKVHQTFMPDGFIGTLDANPYRLDVAKAKALLAKAGVPNGFSITMDVRNDYPYTEIAQAIQANFAQAGVKVQLIPGDNKQTLAKYRARQHDIYIGEWSADYIDPHSNAQGFAWNPDNSDRSSYKMLAWRNGWDIPQLTKDTDAALAEPSAAKRAQRYQAMQKDLLARAPFVILFEKVAQVATRPGVSGLEVGPINDLVSYRNLKKQ, from the coding sequence ATGAAACTCCCGATCTCCCGGCTCGTCGCGGCGCTCGCCGCCGCGTCCGTCCTCGCCGCCGCCCCGCTGTCCGCCGCACGCGCGGCAACCCCGAAGGACCTGTTCGTGATGGCCACGCTGCTGGACGAATTCACGACGCTCGATCCGGGCGAGATCTACGAGCTGGTGCCGGAGGAATACGTCGCGAACACCTACGACCGCCTGGTCCGCGTCGACCTGCGTGATCCGTCGAAATTCAACGGCGACGTCGCGCAGTCGTGGACCGTGAGCCCGGACGGGCTGACCTTCACGTTCCGGCTGCGCCCGGGCCTCAGGTTCCATTCGGGCAACCCGCTGACGGCCGACGACGTCGCGTGGTCGATCCAGCGCACGGTGCTGCTCGACAAGGGCGCGGCCGCGGTGCTCGCCGGCATCGGCCTCACGAAGGCGAACGTGGTCGCGAACGTGAAGAAGCTGGACGACCTGACCGTGTCGGTCACGACCGACCGCAAATACGCGCCGACCTTCGTGCTGAACGTGCTCGGCGCGTGGCCCGCGTCGGTGGTCGACAAGACGCTGCTGCTGTCGCACCAGCAGGGCAACGACTTCGGCAACGGCTGGCTGAAGACCAACGAAGCCGGCTCCGGCGCCTACAAGCTTGCCAAGTGGACGGCCGGCGACAGCCTCGTGCTGCAGCGCTACGACGGCTACCGGCTGCCGCTCGCGATGAAGCGCATCGTGCTGCGCCACGTGCCCGAAGCGGCCAGCCAGCGCCTGCTGCTCGAAAACGGCGACGTCGACGCGGCGCGCGACCTGAGCCCCGACGACCTCGCGGCGGTCGCGAAATCCGGCAGCGCGAAGGTCGCGCCGTCGCCGCAGGCGACGCTGCTGTATCTCGGCCTGAACACGAAGAACCCGACGCTCGCGAAGCCCGACGTGCAGGAAGCGCTGAAATGGCTCGTCGACTACGCGGGCATCCAGGGCCATGTCGTGAAGACGACCTACAAGGTGCACCAGACCTTCATGCCGGACGGCTTCATCGGCACGCTCGACGCGAACCCGTACCGGCTCGACGTCGCGAAGGCGAAGGCGCTGCTCGCGAAGGCCGGCGTGCCGAACGGCTTCTCGATCACGATGGACGTGCGCAACGACTATCCGTACACCGAGATCGCGCAGGCCATCCAGGCGAATTTCGCGCAGGCGGGCGTCAAGGTGCAATTGATTCCGGGCGACAACAAGCAGACGCTCGCGAAATACCGGGCGCGCCAGCACGACATCTACATCGGCGAATGGTCGGCCGACTACATCGATCCGCACAGCAACGCGCAGGGTTTCGCGTGGAATCCCGACAATTCCGACAGGTCGAGCTATAAAATGCTGGCCTGGCGCAACGGCTGGGACATTCCGCAGCTCACGAAGGACACCGACGCCGCGCTGGCCGAGCCGTCCGCCGCGAAACGCGCGCAGCGCTACCAGGCGATGCAGAAGGACCTGCTCGCGCGCGCGCCGTTCGTGATCCTGTTCGAGAAGGTCGCGCAGGTCGCGACGCGGCCCGGCGTCAGCGGGCTCGAGGTCGGGCCGATCAACGATCTCGTGTCGTACCGCAACTTGAAGAAGCAATAA
- a CDS encoding ABC transporter permease has protein sequence MSTPASSLESLRTLPARRPGVRWALRVLRWALTLAVTFAGLLALTFVIGRKVPIDPVLAILGDRASADAYAAERIALGLDKPLATQFLIYARDVLHGNLGMSLLTANPVLDDIKRVFPATLELATLATLIGIAIGVPLGVAAAVKHNRPIDHVARFVGLIGSSVPVFWLGLMGLLLFYARLHWVAGPGRLDPVFDGMVDTRTGSLLIDAALAGEWDVFRNALSHIALPAAILGYYSVAYLSRMTRSFMLDQLGQEYIVTARAKGLSEARVIWRHAFGNIAVPLLTVIALTYSNLLEGSVLTEIVFAWPGLGSYLTGALLNADMNAVLGATLVIGAMFITVNLLTDALYRVFDPRAR, from the coding sequence ATGTCGACCCCCGCCTCCTCCCTCGAATCCCTCCGCACGCTCCCCGCGCGGCGCCCCGGCGTGCGCTGGGCGCTGCGCGTGCTGCGCTGGGCGCTCACGCTCGCCGTCACGTTCGCCGGGCTGCTCGCGCTGACGTTCGTGATCGGCCGCAAGGTGCCGATCGACCCCGTGCTCGCGATCCTCGGCGATCGCGCGTCGGCCGACGCATATGCGGCCGAACGCATCGCGCTCGGGCTCGACAAGCCGCTCGCGACGCAATTCCTGATCTACGCGCGCGACGTGCTGCACGGCAATCTCGGCATGTCGCTGCTGACGGCGAATCCCGTGCTCGACGACATCAAGCGCGTGTTTCCGGCCACGCTCGAACTCGCGACGCTCGCGACGCTGATCGGCATCGCGATCGGCGTGCCGCTCGGCGTCGCGGCCGCGGTGAAGCACAACCGGCCGATCGATCACGTCGCGCGCTTCGTCGGGCTGATCGGCAGCTCGGTGCCCGTGTTCTGGCTCGGCCTGATGGGCCTGCTGCTGTTCTATGCGCGGCTGCACTGGGTCGCGGGGCCCGGCCGGCTCGACCCTGTATTCGACGGGATGGTCGACACGCGCACCGGCAGCCTGCTGATCGATGCGGCACTCGCCGGCGAATGGGACGTGTTCCGCAACGCGCTGTCGCACATCGCGCTGCCGGCGGCGATCCTCGGCTATTACTCGGTCGCCTACCTGAGCCGGATGACGCGCTCGTTCATGCTCGACCAGCTCGGCCAGGAATACATCGTCACCGCGCGCGCGAAGGGATTGTCCGAAGCCCGCGTAATCTGGCGCCACGCGTTCGGCAACATCGCGGTGCCGCTCCTGACCGTGATCGCGCTCACCTACAGCAACCTGCTCGAAGGCTCGGTGCTGACGGAGATCGTATTCGCGTGGCCGGGGCTCGGCTCGTACCTGACGGGCGCGCTGCTCAACGCCGACATGAACGCCGTGCTCGGCGCGACGCTCGTGATCGGCGCGATGTTCATCACCGTCAACCTGCTGACCGACGCGCTGTACCGCGTGTTCGATCCGCGCGCGCGTTGA
- the nikC gene encoding nickel transporter permease, translating to MNAARVTLRAWLLCDAPASRSQAALGLAYRRWHRFAANPLNLFGLAVLVALLAVAIVAPLIAPHDPLRQVLADRLLPPGSPSHWLGTDQLGRDILSRLIGGSRLTLGIALLVVAIVVPIGLAIGTTAGYCGGFVDSVLMRITDVALAFPKIVLALAFAAALGPGVINAVVAISITAWPAYARLARAETIRIAQADYIHAARLQGASGPRILLRYIVPLCMSSVIVRATLDMAGIILTVAGLGFLGLGAQPPSPEWGFMVASGRNVLLDAWWVATLPGAAILLVSLAFNLLGDGLRDVFDPRHGA from the coding sequence ATGAACGCCGCACGCGTCACGCTGCGCGCGTGGCTGCTCTGCGACGCGCCGGCCTCGCGCTCGCAGGCCGCGCTCGGCCTCGCATACCGCCGCTGGCACCGCTTCGCCGCGAATCCGCTCAACCTGTTCGGGCTCGCGGTCCTCGTCGCGCTGCTCGCCGTCGCGATCGTCGCCCCGCTGATCGCGCCGCACGACCCGCTGCGCCAGGTGCTCGCCGACCGGCTGCTGCCGCCCGGCTCGCCGTCGCACTGGCTCGGCACCGACCAGCTCGGCCGCGACATCCTCTCGCGGCTGATCGGCGGGTCGCGCCTGACGCTCGGCATCGCGCTGCTGGTCGTCGCGATCGTCGTGCCGATCGGCCTCGCGATCGGCACGACGGCCGGCTATTGCGGCGGGTTCGTCGACAGCGTGCTGATGCGCATCACCGATGTCGCGCTCGCGTTCCCGAAGATCGTGCTCGCGCTCGCATTCGCGGCCGCGCTCGGGCCCGGCGTGATCAACGCGGTCGTCGCGATCTCGATCACCGCGTGGCCCGCGTATGCGCGGCTCGCGCGCGCCGAGACGATCCGCATCGCGCAGGCCGACTACATCCATGCCGCGCGGCTGCAGGGCGCGTCCGGCCCGCGCATCCTGCTGCGCTACATCGTGCCGCTGTGCATGTCGTCGGTGATCGTGCGCGCGACGCTCGACATGGCGGGCATCATCCTGACCGTCGCGGGCCTCGGCTTCCTCGGCCTCGGCGCGCAGCCGCCGAGCCCGGAATGGGGCTTCATGGTCGCGTCGGGGCGCAACGTGCTGCTCGACGCATGGTGGGTCGCGACGCTGCCCGGCGCGGCGATCCTGCTCGTGAGCCTCGCGTTCAACCTGCTCGGCGACGGGCTGCGCGACGTCTTCGATCCGCGACATGGAGCGTGA
- a CDS encoding ABC transporter ATP-binding protein, translating into MERDMTTNLDSTPLCEINGLRIGFRGHDGAVTDAVRDLSLTLAPGERLGIVGESGSGKSLTGRALLGLLPEAARWSARTLRFAGHDLLAMAPRERRRLCGSQMGMILQDPKYSLNPVMTVAKQMGEAFRLREPELRGRALRERIVDALAAVQIRDPARVADAYPHELSGGMGQRVMIAMMVSTGPRLLIADEPTSALDVAVSMQVLAVLDAMIARHGTGLMFISHDLPLVMSFCDRVAVMVAGRVVETCAARDLRHATHPYTRGLLAATPPLANPPDELPVLQRDPAWLTEAAR; encoded by the coding sequence ATGGAGCGTGACATGACGACGAATCTCGACTCCACGCCGCTGTGCGAAATCAACGGCCTGCGGATCGGCTTTCGCGGCCACGACGGCGCCGTCACCGACGCCGTGCGCGACCTGTCGCTGACGCTCGCGCCGGGCGAGCGGCTCGGCATCGTCGGCGAATCGGGCTCCGGCAAGTCGCTGACGGGCCGCGCATTGCTCGGCCTGTTGCCCGAGGCCGCGCGCTGGTCGGCGCGCACGCTGCGCTTCGCGGGCCACGACCTGCTCGCGATGGCGCCGCGCGAACGCCGGCGGCTGTGCGGCAGCCAGATGGGGATGATCCTTCAGGATCCGAAGTATTCGCTGAACCCGGTGATGACGGTCGCGAAGCAGATGGGCGAGGCGTTCCGGCTGCGCGAGCCGGAGCTGCGCGGCCGCGCGCTGCGCGAGCGGATCGTCGACGCGCTCGCGGCCGTGCAGATCCGCGACCCGGCGCGCGTGGCCGATGCGTATCCGCACGAGCTGTCGGGCGGCATGGGGCAGCGCGTGATGATCGCGATGATGGTGTCGACCGGCCCGCGCCTGCTGATCGCCGACGAGCCGACCTCGGCGCTCGACGTCGCGGTGTCGATGCAGGTGCTCGCGGTGCTCGACGCGATGATCGCGCGGCACGGCACCGGCCTGATGTTCATCAGCCACGACCTGCCGCTCGTGATGTCGTTCTGCGACCGCGTCGCGGTGATGGTCGCGGGGCGCGTCGTCGAGACCTGCGCGGCGCGCGACCTGCGCCACGCGACGCATCCGTATACGCGCGGCCTGCTCGCGGCGACCCCGCCGCTCGCGAACCCGCCCGACGAACTGCCGGTGCTGCAGCGCGACCCGGCCTGGCTCACTGAGGCTGCCCGATGA
- a CDS encoding ABC transporter ATP-binding protein — translation MIDVDHASIRFPTRTGHVDAVRDASFAVREGEVFGLVGESGSGKSTLLRALTGLVPVASGSLSIDGRPVGGKLDRAFRRQVQMVFQDPYASLHPRFTVDQTLREPLSIHGIGDADARIARALAEVGLGPAFRFRYPHQLSGGQRQRVAIARALIVEPRVLLLDEPTSALDVSVQAEILNLLRRLHRERRLTMILVSHNLAVVGFLCQRVAVMQHGEIVEQLSVEHVRAGQVTRDYTRTLLRATEGYRRIDPVA, via the coding sequence ATGATCGACGTCGATCACGCATCAATCCGTTTCCCGACCCGCACGGGTCACGTCGACGCCGTGCGCGACGCGAGCTTCGCGGTGCGCGAAGGCGAGGTGTTCGGGCTCGTCGGAGAATCCGGCTCCGGCAAGTCGACGCTGCTGCGCGCGCTGACGGGCCTCGTGCCGGTGGCGTCCGGCAGCCTGTCGATCGACGGCCGGCCGGTCGGCGGCAAGCTCGACCGCGCGTTCCGCCGCCAGGTGCAGATGGTGTTCCAGGACCCGTACGCGTCGCTGCATCCGCGCTTCACGGTCGACCAGACACTGCGCGAGCCGCTGTCGATCCATGGGATCGGCGACGCCGATGCGCGGATCGCGCGCGCGCTCGCCGAAGTCGGGCTCGGGCCCGCGTTTCGCTTCCGCTACCCGCATCAACTGTCGGGCGGCCAGCGGCAACGCGTCGCGATCGCCCGCGCGCTGATCGTCGAGCCGCGCGTGCTGCTGCTCGACGAGCCGACCTCCGCGCTCGACGTGTCGGTGCAGGCCGAGATCCTGAACCTGCTGCGCCGCCTGCATCGCGAGCGGCGCCTCACGATGATCCTCGTCAGCCACAACCTCGCGGTGGTCGGCTTCCTGTGCCAGCGCGTCGCGGTGATGCAGCACGGCGAGATCGTCGAGCAGTTGTCGGTCGAGCACGTGCGCGCCGGGCAGGTCACGCGCGACTACACGCGCACGCTGCTGCGCGCGACCGAGGGCTATCGCCGGATCGATCCGGTGGCCTGA
- a CDS encoding GlsB/YeaQ/YmgE family stress response membrane protein translates to MLQFVETLVVGFIIGLLARALKPGNDTMGVVMTTVVGVVGSLIAGYVGHLAGWYAPGQGAGWIASIIGAIVLLVIVGAVRKRAG, encoded by the coding sequence ATGCTGCAATTCGTCGAAACCCTGGTGGTCGGGTTCATCATCGGCCTGCTCGCACGCGCGCTCAAGCCGGGCAACGACACGATGGGCGTCGTGATGACGACCGTCGTCGGCGTCGTCGGCTCGCTGATCGCCGGCTACGTCGGCCACCTCGCCGGCTGGTATGCGCCTGGCCAGGGTGCAGGCTGGATCGCGTCGATCATCGGCGCGATCGTGCTGCTGGTGATCGTCGGTGCGGTGCGCAAGCGCGCGGGCTGA
- a CDS encoding LysR family transcriptional regulator, with protein MDQADLIIFLRLADSGSLSGTARTLKSPKSSVSRALVRLETEIGSALFDRSTRHFRLTDAGKLLLPYASRAVHDLQEAQAIIDGYAGEPRGLLRINTTQSFAQGLVAPMLPEFLDRYPALTVELTTDSNYVDIAREGIDVAVRVGTLPDSSLVARRLPPVELWLCASPSYLSRSGAPMAASELHGHRLVVREAPTSWVFQDGQAELTIRPRGSAIIPDAAAQKIVLEGGGGIGFLPSYLAAPALRAGTLVRVLPSLRREPIELHALYPTHRSMSAKVRVFIDALVGHLETVGLTSSRV; from the coding sequence ATGGACCAGGCCGACCTCATCATATTTCTTCGCTTAGCCGATAGCGGAAGCCTTTCAGGCACGGCACGCACGCTGAAGTCGCCCAAATCGTCCGTAAGCCGGGCACTCGTCCGGTTGGAGACGGAGATTGGATCGGCGCTCTTCGACCGGTCCACCCGACACTTCCGGCTGACCGATGCGGGAAAACTGCTGCTGCCCTACGCGTCGCGGGCAGTTCACGACCTGCAGGAAGCGCAGGCGATCATCGATGGCTACGCGGGGGAACCGCGCGGGCTGCTACGCATCAACACGACGCAATCGTTCGCACAGGGGCTCGTTGCGCCCATGCTGCCCGAGTTTCTCGACCGCTATCCGGCGCTCACCGTCGAGCTGACGACGGACTCGAACTACGTCGACATCGCGCGCGAAGGTATCGACGTAGCGGTGCGCGTCGGTACACTTCCCGACTCGTCGCTCGTCGCACGCAGGCTGCCGCCGGTCGAATTGTGGCTGTGCGCAAGTCCATCCTACCTGTCGCGGTCGGGCGCGCCGATGGCGGCAAGCGAGCTTCATGGACATCGGCTCGTCGTTCGAGAGGCGCCCACGAGCTGGGTGTTTCAGGATGGCCAGGCGGAATTGACCATACGGCCGCGTGGTAGCGCAATTATTCCTGATGCGGCTGCGCAGAAGATCGTGCTTGAAGGCGGGGGCGGGATTGGTTTTCTTCCAAGCTACCTCGCTGCTCCCGCCTTGAGGGCAGGTACCTTGGTGCGGGTGCTTCCGTCATTGAGACGAGAACCCATCGAGCTTCACGCGCTGTATCCGACTCACCGCAGTATGTCGGCAAAGGTCCGCGTTTTCATCGATGCCCTTGTTGGTCACCTCGAGACAGTCGGGCTAACGTCCTCGCGCGTCTAG
- a CDS encoding NmrA family NAD(P)-binding protein, translated as MDNTHTSCLVVGAAGNLGHRIIDALLRTRPAGEIRAGVRGGSAGKHGNRARQWLANGVTVVNTDLDDPLSLEQACAGVDTVISAVQGGPDIIVDGQARLLEAALAAGVRRLVPSDFSENLFSIPEGINPYLDMRRTFDRKVVPSGIGHTHILNGGFMEAVFSNPGLIDAKAGTIAYWGDDEVPLDFTSMNDVAAWTVAAVEDPAAANRIVSVAGDCRTIAQIAADYAAATGKELHRVRRGSIADGYAELRRMAKAGAHPMAMLPLQYLLPMMSGEGTLRDIANDQYPTVRPTSLLDFMKRHYEGARTKFDS; from the coding sequence ATGGACAATACACACACGAGCTGTTTGGTCGTCGGCGCCGCCGGCAATCTTGGGCACCGAATCATCGATGCGTTACTTCGCACGCGACCCGCCGGTGAGATCCGCGCGGGAGTGCGCGGCGGTTCAGCAGGTAAACACGGCAATCGTGCAAGGCAGTGGCTTGCGAACGGCGTAACCGTCGTCAATACCGACCTGGACGACCCGCTCAGCCTCGAGCAAGCCTGTGCCGGCGTCGATACCGTTATTTCGGCAGTTCAGGGTGGCCCCGACATCATCGTCGATGGCCAGGCCCGTTTGCTCGAGGCAGCGCTCGCGGCAGGCGTCCGGCGATTGGTCCCGTCGGACTTCTCCGAGAACCTGTTCTCGATTCCGGAAGGCATCAACCCTTACCTCGACATGCGGCGGACCTTCGATCGCAAGGTCGTGCCGAGCGGCATCGGCCACACCCACATCCTGAACGGTGGCTTCATGGAGGCCGTGTTCTCCAACCCCGGTCTGATCGACGCCAAAGCGGGCACGATCGCTTACTGGGGCGACGACGAGGTGCCCCTCGATTTCACGTCCATGAACGACGTTGCAGCCTGGACCGTGGCTGCCGTCGAGGATCCGGCGGCGGCTAACAGGATAGTGTCCGTGGCAGGCGACTGCCGCACCATTGCCCAGATCGCAGCGGACTATGCAGCAGCGACCGGCAAGGAGCTTCATCGGGTGCGTCGAGGCTCGATCGCGGACGGCTATGCCGAGCTACGGCGAATGGCGAAGGCCGGTGCTCATCCGATGGCAATGCTGCCGCTCCAGTATCTGCTGCCGATGATGTCGGGCGAAGGCACCTTGCGCGACATCGCAAATGACCAATATCCGACCGTGCGGCCGACATCGCTCCTGGACTTCATGAAACGTCACTACGAAGGCGCACGCACGAAATTCGACAGCTAA